The window TAACATGCATAAACTTAAGGGGGCAACTAATGAGTCAATATTGTTTTTACTCAATAATTTTATGCTTTGAAAGAGTCCAAATCGATAAATAGGGTATTAGCCTAATCAAACATGAGTCTGCAAAGATGTCAGACCTAACTTACTTGGGTTTAACCATAAGTTGAGCCTAAGTTATTGTGGGTTTGGTGCGTTGCTAGACCCAATATACTTGGATTTAGCTATGAGCCGAACCTAAGTCATCATGGGTTTGAAGAGGTGTTAGACCTAAAATACTTGAGTTTAACTATAAGCTGAGCCCAAGTCATAGTGAATCTATCAAAATGCTAGATTCAACATACTATGGGTTCAACCATGAGCAGAGCCCAAGTCACCGAGGGTCTGACGAGATGTCATACCTAATATACTTGGATTCAACCATGAGCTGAGCTTAAGTCATCACGGGTTCTGTGAGATGCTAAACCCAATAGACTCAGGTTTAGCCATAAACTAAGTCCAAGTCATCACGGATTTGACGAGATTCCATACCCAATATGCTTGAGTTTAGCTATGAGCTAAGCTCAAGTCATCACTGGTCCGACGAGATTCTAGACCCAATATACTCGAGTTTAGCAGGAGCTAAGCCCAAGTCACCGTATGTCTGGTGAGATGCTAGACCTAACATACTCGAGTTCAGCAGGAGCTAAGCTCAAGTCACCACAAGTTTGGCAATATACTAAACCTAACATATTGGGGTTCAGCCATGAGCTGGGCCGAAGTCATCATAGGTCTAGCAAGATGTCAGATCTAGTATACTCGGGTTCAACCATGAGCTGAGCTTAAGTCACCGTGGGTCTGGTGAAATGGCAGACCTAACATACTCAGGTTCATGAATGAGAGTTCAAGTCACCGTGGGCCCAACGAGATGTAAAACCCAACGTACTTGGGTTCAACCATGAGCTAAGCCCAAGTCATTGTGGGTATAGAGAGATGTCAGACCAATTATACTTGGGTTCAACCATGAAATGACCCCAAGTCACTGTGGATCCAGTAAGACATTGTACCCATTTCCCCTAGGTTTGGATCTACGCCAGATCTAATTGGACTTAGAAATCCATGCTAgaactatataattttatctttatgaaCTGTTCATGTATAAAGTAATTATAGCCTTACATCTATAGATATATAAAAGGTCTCTCAGGGGGCCTATCACATTTTCAATCTCATTAATTAATGATGTGTAAGAGATATGTGTCCCTTATTAATGATATGTAATAGATATTTATCCTTTATTAATGTCATCAGAAGTTAAGAACTTCTTAGTCTTTCATTTTTCTAAAGATGACAAGGTTTAAGGGTTATAAATACCCCTTCAACTATTGAGTTATGAGGTTCACAACTTTTCATACTCTAAAAGCTCATATATTTCAAGAGtattaatcacaaaaaaaaaagaacaaacactCTTGTTATTAGGATTTAAGGctccttcttttatttattatcttttctatttaaaattacTAACTTTATCATTGGAGGGTCTTTAAATCCCATCGTAGGGATTGTTTTTGCAAGTACTAAGACTTCTACTGTTAGTTTTGGACTTCCCGGGATAAGAAGAAGGACATTAAAGACATtgatatttgattaatcattatCCAAATACCAAATAACTTGTTTCttaaatatattagattttagaatatcaccaataaaattattggCATAATGCCatttttagaataaaagaaaaaaaaatattgccaaGCCAAGCCATGGCAAACAAATTCATTTTATGATACTAGTTAgaaacttatataattttttttgcttgtgtGTCGGTGAACTGAAGTTGTTCCATCACTTTTGTAATAACTACCGACCACAATTTAGAGTGATGATGTGTATTATGTATTCaacactttctttcttttttatcaagcaTGAGATTTAGTAGAGAAAATTCATAGATTAATTGAGATTggttttgaaaaaatgaaaaagtcaCATGCATGTTCAAGATTCGATGGCCTCgacagcaaaaaaaacaaaaaacaaaaaatcaacggCCTGTGCGTGGCAGTAGGCgctttttataattctttccCTGaacaattataattgtttttcaaatgaagGACTTCTCGAAGATGAACAGTTGCATGATGTCCTTGtaagttgtcaaacttcttgtcTATCGGACTACCCCTCcctgttttcctttccttttctttctttgtttttgtatggTAGAGAACAAATCATGCCGTTTTAACTTTTAAGTTGACTACCAAGAGAAGATGCCCACAGAAATTTCTGCAGAAAAGACAAAGAAGCTAAAAATTAAGTAGTTTTGGTGAGGTTTTCAGGGTATAGGAAAATTCCAGGAGAAAATAGGTGGGAAAGGTGCGTAGAGTGTTCATGCTGACATGCGTACCCGTCATAACAGTGCTATAGATCTTCAGTTTTCGGCAACCTAGAAGTTgaccttcaaataaaaaacacgttCAATCAATAAGATATCAATTTTCAGGAGAAAGATATGGCAGATCTAGATGTCTCCACAAATATCGTCAACTCTTATATCCCACACGTTGGTGACgcaacataattttcaagttcaaagtttgaatttgtAATTTCAGGACAGCCCAGTAGTACTAACTAGAGTTTTATAGTTTCAGTTTCCAGATTTTCATATTCAAGCTTTTAATTTGACGGGGTACTCTcttcacaaaaacaaataattaaacaagtttTTTGTTGCGAACCAGAGGACATGGTGATGAAGGCTGGAAGGAGACAACATCATTGAAAAATCAACAGTTGGTTTGGCGAGAATTCTGCTGGCTCGAAGTTACTGTTTAGTTTTGATAACCAGTTCTTGTATAAGATTCTAATGTATCAATTTCTGGGAAGTAATCATTGATGAACAAATTGCATCATCCTTCTCCGATCCCTTATGTTTTTAGTAACCTGCAAGGAACTCCATGCATTTTTGTTGTAATTAAATAACTGAAAAGGCTGATATATTTATGAGATTATCAAGGTAGCCCAGAATTCCTGTCAAAGAGAACAAATTCAAGCCTGATATTATTAGTTCCACAGTATTTGTGCCTGCCGTTGCATTCCATGCAGGGATTCTATCATTGACTATCAGCTGACCACTACGGGgagagttaaaaaaaagtagGGAAAAAGAgttagagcgtgtttgacagtgtggttatgggtgcttttcaaataacttttcgtgttaaaatgcatgccaatgatgtttttttattttttaaaaatcatttttgacatcagcatatcaaaacgattcaaaacgtacaaatcatattaaattttaacaaaaaaaaaatttaaattttttagaacgCAGCCGCGTTTCTAGATGGGACATTAGTGGGTTGCTGTGACTtttataaaagatatatatttatttaaagaatagagaggaaactttttttttttttttccctggagGCTAGATTTGATTCTAACGCCCACGAGAAAAGCTGGCTCTCTAGGCTAAAGTCAACTTGATACGTGGATAATAGGTAGCCCAGAATTCCTggctctcttttcttttctggaaCTTGATTCACGAATAGTGCTGTCCACTTTCAAACGAGAAAAGAACAAACTAGTctcttaattctcaattaatttacaATTTGGTCCTTCTGGAACTAGAATAATCACACACTTGAAACATTATTCATTATTTAACGCTAATCTATCATCTAACTTGGTTACTTTCTTAGGGatactaatttttatttgttagaaaaatacaaaagggTCTTATTGCAACACATATATCTACAAGGatgatttatttaagaaaaaaatatgatgaattATAAATACAACAACTCtgcttatattattaattttttttcataggcACAATTTTGACAGTAAATACTAACGTATCTAACAACTTATCCACAATGATTCATGAGATAAGGAGGATGTTTGATATAgttataaataatgttttttaaaatattttttatttaaaaatatattaaaataatatatatttttattttaaaaaatttatttttaaagccaatacatcaaaaccatataaaataaaaatttattctgaGCAGCTCTCGAGCTTTTATAACTGTGAAATGTCTTTTCGACAGTTTTGAGACAACATTACCTAGTGTAGGCTTTATAGACCAAAGTAAAAGCTGAGTGGAGTTGGATGACCAATTTGTCGTTCTTTTCTAGATTTTGTACAATTTGCTTTTTTGAATAAGTTTGATTTTGTTCCAGAGCAACGTTGAACATGGACATGGTGCTGGTTGGCATTGCCTACCAAAGTCAGCTATTCATTTTCGCATCCACATGACATCTACgagtagtttttgtttttttgtagaaaatctTATCGGATTAATCAAGAGAGAGCTATCTAGATATCTTTTAGATACCAAGAGAGCAATCAGAAGTTTACTGGGTTGcatcaaatattgtttttcaggTAGTAATAGTGTCTTggaaacatttttaaaaacatttattattatttttttatatttaattaatatatttttgatgtttttaaatcattttgatatgttaatatcaaaactaatttcttttaaaatattattttaatgtattttaaaataaaaataattttaaaatataattgttatcaCATATTTAAACACTTTATGATTAGTGATGTGAGCATGGTCTTAAAGAGATAATCAAGTTCGTTAGAACACCAATATCTATTCAATTTGTCAACGAAGTAGAAACAGAAATGTAactatcaagaaaacaaagaagaaattaatcCACGTAGTGATGATGAGCTTGATTAATTGCAGAGCCGTTGGTTTGAATGGAGTTCGATGCATTGCTAAATAAGCTTTTGGTGGAGATGAAATATTATGGTTTTGGTGTATGAAAGTGTGCTGATAGTTgtgattaaaaatgttttttatttagaaatatattaaataatatatttttatttttttaaaattaattttaacattaatatattaaaataatctaaaaatattaaaaaattaattttaaatattgtttgttttttaaaaacaggtTTATTCCTGAACATTTTCTTGCCTTGTGCGTGCAGCAGATGGTTATGTCCTATCAGATGCTCTTGAAGTGACATTTTGAGATGATCATATCACGTCGTTGCAAATATTTTCTTGTGACTTTTGTGGCAATAACCCCATGCATTTGTAGAATTTAGGACGATAAGAAGGAATATTGGAGGCgatctctctcactctctctctctctgcgaCCAATCCTGAGATTTCTGTGGAGGAAGCGGACCTGGTTGACTCTAAGTCCACATTCAGGAACTCATGGGGGAGGAGGAGCCTAAACGGAAAGCCTAAGGAGGCTCTGACTAATGATTCTCCCTGATGGGTTGACTCCACTAGTTGATTGGATTTATTCCATGAGAAATCTGAACAGGACAGTGATCGAGAGGATGATTGCCCTACAATTCACCTTTCGGCTGTTGATAAGAAACGAATATGCAAACCATGGCAAAACGCTTTTATATGTAAGATATGTGGTAAACGTGTTGGTTATAAGTTCCAAGTTAGTAGATTGGAACAACTATGGAAGTTGAAACAACCAGTAACCTTGGCTGATACCGGGAATGATTACTACGTTGCTAGATTAATTCACGTCCGATGAGGATTACCAACGTATTCTGTTTGGTGGCCCTTGGATGGTTTCGGATCACTACTTTACAGTCTGTCAATAGTAGCCTCGTTCGTATTCCGAATTATTGCATATTGAATATTATGATAACTGGCTTTTCTCCAGAAAATTGGTAATAAGTTAGGGAGAACACTTAGAAGTGGATGAAGCCACGCTGAAAGGTTCTAGGGCTAATCTTGCTGTTTGCATCGAAGTTGATCTAGGCAAGCCATTGATCTCTAAAAGTTGAGGCTGGGACGGCGCAGAATATGGCGAGTGGAAAATGAAGGAATTCGCTCGGCTTGTTTCTCATTTGGTCTTTATGGACATAAAGTGGATGGTTCTGTTAAAAAGTGGAAACATATATATTTCCTCTTGCCCTTATTTCTTCCAATTTTTGGCCAGATATCCCAGTTTTATTGTAGATAAAGCACTTGCTTCTTGGCAATTTCTTTACTAGGTGAATGTCCAATCATGaataaaaactcataaaaaatgcATACCTCAAcgagttttttgattttttaaaagactaTGATGAATCATTATAGAATAAATAcataaatcacaataaattatcagtTGTTGCATAAGTATTCATCATCAAGTAAGCTGATTATGGTAAAATTATCGAATggacaaaaaacattttatttaaaggGAATAAGCTAAAAGAGAACTTATATACTATcaaatccatgatgaaacccttcagactaggatataaaaaaattaacacgtGTCTAAACTTCTACATGTTGCACTAccttaaaaatatagaattgaTCAAGCGTAGAATATGTAGACATGCTCGTTATAAACTTAGAACTAGTAGGGAAAAGATTGTTGTTGTACATagaaaatttagatattttccAATCACACCTAAACTataaaggttattcatgtctcCAACAACTGTTGAGTACATGATATGGAATCATACACATGATGTGGTGGATGAAGTGATGGTGTACCCTTCTGGTGATGAAATCTGGAAGCATTTTAATAGGGTTCATTCTCAGTTTTCagtaaaaatcaagaaacatgcATCTTGAGTTATTTACATATGGAAACCCATGATTGATACATAGTTCAGAAGGTTTAAGGTTagtattaacttaattttttttatggtaatctagttagtttattaatattaatagaatTATTCTCTTACAAATTTGAACTACAGTGAAATTTTTTACTAGGATAGAGTTGACAACGTTGTTGTCAGGAGGGTTTGGGAGAATAATGCTGCAattagataaaattgaaatcaagataaatttttttaatctaaattttaaaattttattttttaattattaacatataattCATTTGTACCATATAAGTTGTGTGATTTTTGACACGAgacacaaaaaaaccaaaaaaatatgtgaaagaAAGATAGCTTCCATACTGAAAGGATGTGGCTATTTCGAAGGATTTCAAACCCTCGTATGTATCAAAGGCTGTTTGGGTGGAATATATTCAGCCCACAACGTCCAAGCATTTCATGTTATAGTCACAATTCGATACGGAGAACCAGAACTATTAGATTCACAGTTCCATTATCATATCTACCgataaattcaattttgtttgttttacatGCAAAAcgaatgaaaaattattttttaatatatctatttttttaatttattgttttatatgaatatatttaACTAAGAATAATTTCTTTGACCAACTACGGTTCTTAGACGCTAATCATATTTgatgaagctttttttttttgtaaaaatgcCCATGCAAAATGATaaccttcaaaaaaaaagaaaaaaaaagaggacgcAACATTAATAGAGACGCGGATTTCCATCTCATAAATACGTCCTGCACCAGATCGTGTTCGCCTTATAAAATTCTTGCAATTTTGCGTATGAGCAGCTTCTTGAGAATATTTCAACCTGCATCGTCGACAAGAGTGACCGACATTTTTACCACGTTCGAGGCACTAGTTGAGGTCCAATTTGCATCAAGCGGCAGGGACGAATAAAAGGTACAGATCTCCCCATGTATTCCAGGCATGTTAAAGTCAACaatgctattattttttgagaaagcCAAGAACGTTAGTTGGGTATAGTTCATGGCAATGGAAGACTTGAAGTTGATACCACTACAAGCATGTAAGGTTGCCATATCTGTAATCCACCCTCGTGCAGTCATGCTCAACACTGCGCCGCCCACAGCCTTAACATTTCATCAACATTCAACTCCACTACTTCCGAACGTTGACATTCTAACATTTTCTAGGGCCAGGTAACCTTCCACCTTTCAAGATAGAAAACGAATTTGATCTTAACAACGTATGTCAGAACGCAATACAATGAACTTCCCGGTACATTTACATAGATTAATTACATCAATAAATATGTGGGATTAGGGATGAAAGTTCTTCAAATGCGCACTTCTTTGAAAATCTCGCATTTCAACAGCTAGAGTAACTAGACTATAGGTCGATGATTACATGTGGATTAATTTCGCAATTTAAGCAAGGATGGAATTAATCAAGGAACCAGATCAAGTCAACCGAATACTTCTATGGCCATGTGCCTGCAACATCAATACAAGTGTGGCCACATCATGCAGAGAAATATGAACCTGAGATAAGTGCAGAACAATATTTAATTTGCTTGTTTGACTTATgatcaatataatattagaaatcGATCTTCCAGGGAAGAGTTCATATGGGAGAAATCAAGCACAGCCAAGAATGCCTGAGCTGGGGTGACATAGATTGAAGTGCTTTCTAGCCTATCCGCCAGAACAGTTGACCCCAATACAGTTTGATATGATGTCTGCAACTAGCCATATTAAggcaaaattcaataaattagtgtgaattatttcttacatttgaaataaaaataatctcaaacgTTAGACTAGATTTTATCTGATCCAGCTGGTGTACAAATTTTTACTTGCAGAagtagaaagaaagagaggttAATTTCAAGATTTCTGAAGCAGAGATGGGTGTTGATGTTTTGTCTTGGAGACTTATCCTCTGTTCTCTACTTGTTTTACTGGTAATCTTTGTCTCCCCTTCTTCACTTGCCGCcatgattttctttcatttttaatttgttgttgtcaAGATTAGTGCTTCTAAATTTGGTTCTTCtggtttaataatttatatatttgctttGATAACAGTTTGCTAAAGACTGTGGTGCAAGAAAGATGACTCACACAAGATGGAGAGAAGTGCCGGATGATGATACAAACGGTCTGCAACACAATCGAGAACCTGATTTGCAACAGCTTTCAAAGGATGATCATCTTCTAACCAGGCACAGTAGGGATGGTGATCATCGAAACCATGAACATGCTCATCTATCATCACATATGAATCATACGGACCCTTCAGACAAGATTTTCTTCACCATAGAAGATCTGCAAGTTGGAAAAACACTTCCAATTTACTTCTACTATAGAGACCCTTCAACTTCTCCTCATCTGATATCTAGAGAAGAAGCCAATTCAATTCCTTTCTCTTTAGCAAAATTACCTTATCTTCTTGAATTTTTCTCTTTGTCCAAAGAATCTCCTCAAGCCAAAGCCATGGAATATACACTAACACAATGTGAACTTGAACTCATGGAAGGTGAGACCAAGTTCTGTGCTACTTCCTTGGAATCCATGCTTGATTTTGCACAGGCCACTTTTGGATCGGAAACCCAAGTAAAAGCCTTAACTACCAATCATCTTAGAAAGCCAGTTGCACCTATACAAAACTACACCATTGT of the Populus nigra chromosome 7, ddPopNigr1.1, whole genome shotgun sequence genome contains:
- the LOC133698955 gene encoding BURP domain protein USPL1-like, whose translation is MGVDVLSWRLILCSLLVLLFAKDCGARKMTHTRWREVPDDDTNGLQHNREPDLQQLSKDDHLLTRHSRDGDHRNHEHAHLSSHMNHTDPSDKIFFTIEDLQVGKTLPIYFYYRDPSTSPHLISREEANSIPFSLAKLPYLLEFFSLSKESPQAKAMEYTLTQCELELMEGETKFCATSLESMLDFAQATFGSETQVKALTTNHLRKPVAPIQNYTIVEEPREILVPKVIGCHTMPYPYVVYYCHSQEGGNRLFEISLRGENGDRVQAIGVCHMDTSRWDPDNPSFRVLKIKPGTAPVCHIFPADNIVWVPLLS